A part of Rattus norvegicus strain BN/NHsdMcwi chromosome 4, GRCr8, whole genome shotgun sequence genomic DNA contains:
- the Clec2e gene encoding C-type lectin domain family 2 member E: protein MGAAKIEEACLGMLKIDLTAADCPQEGEMGKKLQAKCLSVVSPAKLLCCYRVVIVVLIVAVVALSVALSVRKEKPVMESCEPCYATCPSGWIGFGSKCFYFSEDVGNWTFSQSSCMALDSHLALFDSLEELNFLKRYKGPSNHWIGLHRASTEHPWIWTDNTKYNNMVLTRGGGECAYLSESGIRSGRGYTRRKWICNKPNSYTVQCPLVVDPG from the exons ATGGGTGCTGCAAAGATTGAAGAGGCTTGCCTAGGCATGCTGAAGATAGACCTCACTGCTGCAGACTGCCCGCAGGAGGGAGAAATGG GTAAAAAACTTCAAGCAAAATGTCTCAGCGTCGTTTCCCCTGCTAAGCTTCTCTGCTGCTATCGAGTAGTGATCGTGGTCCTCATTGTAGCTGTAGTTgctctttctgttgctttgtcaG TGAGAAAGGAAAAACCGGTCATGGAGAGCTGTGAACCTTGCTATGCCACATGCCCAAGTGGCTGGATTGGATTTGGAagtaaatgcttttatttttctgaagacGTGGGAAACTGGACATTCAGCCAGTCCTCGTGCATGGCATTAGATTCCCATCTAGCTCTGTTTGACAGCCTGGAGGAGCTG AATTTTCTGAAGAGATACAAAGGGCCTTCTAACCACTGGATTGGCCTGCACCGAGCATCAACAGAGCATCCTTGGATATGGACGGACAATACTAAGTATAACAACAT GGTTCTCAcacgaggaggaggagaatgtgcctacctgagtgaaagtgggatcCGCAGTGGCCGGGGCTACACACGTAGGAAGTGGATTTGTAACAAGCCCAACAGCTACACTGTACAGTGCCCACTAGTTGTAGATCCAGGCTAG